A single window of bacterium DNA harbors:
- a CDS encoding glutamyl-tRNA reductase, giving the protein MKLEMIGLNHRNAPMSLRERAAIAPDAMPAILDRLVRHSNVEGAAILSTCNRAELYLSPTFHFDETELRSLYADIFGLDGHECEVAYVHRDAAAVKHLFRVASGLDSQMLGEIQILAQVKNAYSTALELACTSGILNKLFTQAIFCGKQVRTRTAISQGAVSVAYAAIEVAQRLFSKLSEKNILLVGAGETSRLAAKYLVDAGVCSWRVSNRTAAHAAELAEQIGAQITNFPPAAEDIAWADLVVSATSSPEPIIRCEASSSALKSRRRPLLFLDLAVPRDVESRFAEFDDVYVYTVDDFQDLVAANLKARHKEAVRAEELVEKEVAIFSEWYKENRIAPSIQQLQAALESIRANEVEQQARHFRPEDREEVEKFSRSMMKKVTSLIIANMRRAAADGNDLTLARAVTVAFAGKDQRAIDEILEKLNHELSH; this is encoded by the coding sequence ATGAAACTGGAGATGATTGGACTGAACCATCGCAATGCACCGATGTCACTGCGAGAGAGGGCTGCTATCGCTCCGGATGCCATGCCGGCCATTCTTGATCGCCTTGTGCGGCACTCAAATGTGGAAGGTGCGGCAATTCTCTCAACCTGTAACCGTGCCGAACTTTACCTTTCGCCAACGTTTCATTTTGACGAAACGGAACTCCGGTCACTTTATGCTGATATCTTTGGTCTTGATGGTCATGAGTGTGAAGTCGCTTATGTGCATCGTGACGCCGCGGCTGTGAAGCATCTGTTTCGAGTTGCGTCTGGCTTGGATTCGCAAATGCTTGGCGAGATACAGATCCTTGCACAAGTGAAGAATGCCTACTCCACCGCCTTGGAATTGGCCTGCACGAGTGGTATTTTGAATAAGTTATTTACTCAGGCCATATTCTGCGGAAAGCAGGTGAGAACTCGCACCGCCATTTCGCAAGGCGCCGTTTCAGTCGCGTATGCGGCGATTGAAGTGGCTCAGCGCTTGTTTTCAAAACTTTCGGAAAAAAACATTTTGCTTGTTGGTGCCGGTGAAACATCCAGACTTGCGGCAAAATACCTTGTCGATGCGGGTGTCTGTAGTTGGAGAGTAAGTAATCGGACAGCCGCGCATGCGGCTGAGTTGGCCGAACAGATTGGTGCACAGATTACGAACTTTCCGCCTGCGGCTGAAGACATCGCGTGGGCAGATCTCGTTGTTAGTGCAACCTCGTCTCCAGAGCCGATTATCCGATGCGAAGCGAGCAGTTCTGCGCTGAAAAGCCGTCGCCGTCCTTTGCTGTTTCTTGACTTGGCAGTACCGCGTGATGTAGAGAGTCGGTTTGCAGAATTCGATGACGTCTATGTATACACTGTTGACGACTTTCAGGACTTGGTTGCGGCAAACTTGAAGGCACGTCACAAAGAAGCCGTTCGAGCGGAAGAGTTGGTCGAAAAGGAAGTTGCAATCTTCTCCGAGTGGTACAAGGAAAACCGGATTGCGCCGAGCATCCAACAGCTTCAAGCCGCTCTCGAAAGTATACGTGCGAACGAAGTCGAGCAACAAGCCCGCCACTTCCGGCCGGAGGACCGGGAAGAAGTTGAAAAATTCTCGCGCTCGATGATGAAGAAAGTCACGAGTCTTATCATTGCCAACATGCGCCGCGCCGCCGCTGATGGCAATGACCTTACCCTTGCGCGCGCCGTTACAGTTGCCTTTGCTGGAAAAGACCAGCGCGCAATTGACGAGATACTCGAAAAATTGAACCATGAGCTTTCCCATTGA
- the hemB gene encoding porphobilinogen synthase, whose product MSFPIDRPRRLRRTENLRRLVRENRLAPSDFIQPLFVVPGRNIKLEISSLPGQFHWSVDRVVEAAERCSKAGVPGVILFGIPTHKDEIGCQAYDDHAEVQAAVRAIKKSVPELLVITDVCLCEYTSHGHCGAVFEGDVDNDRTLELLAKTALSHARAGADIVAPSDMMDGRVAAIRNALDDGGFEHIPILSYSVKYASAYYGPFRIAVDSAPQFGDRRGYQMDPANSQEALREVELDLEEGADMIMVKPGIAYLDILHTVKALYNRVTAAYQVSGEYAMIEAAAERGWIDRKRVVLESLLAFKRAGADFVLTYYAAEAAEWLQESNHE is encoded by the coding sequence ATGAGCTTTCCCATTGACCGCCCTCGACGGCTGCGTCGAACCGAAAATCTGCGCAGGCTGGTGCGCGAAAATCGTCTTGCGCCGTCCGATTTCATTCAACCTCTGTTTGTCGTACCCGGCAGGAACATTAAACTGGAGATCTCCAGCCTGCCCGGACAGTTTCACTGGTCGGTTGACCGCGTCGTTGAAGCGGCGGAGCGCTGCAGCAAGGCTGGCGTACCGGGCGTCATTCTGTTCGGAATTCCGACTCACAAGGACGAGATCGGTTGTCAAGCATACGATGATCACGCCGAGGTACAAGCCGCCGTCCGTGCAATCAAGAAGTCGGTGCCAGAGCTGCTCGTCATAACCGATGTATGTCTCTGTGAATATACAAGTCATGGGCACTGCGGAGCCGTATTCGAAGGCGATGTTGACAACGACAGAACGCTTGAGTTGCTGGCAAAGACCGCATTGAGTCACGCACGTGCAGGTGCGGACATCGTTGCTCCGTCGGACATGATGGACGGCCGTGTTGCTGCCATTCGAAACGCTCTTGATGATGGTGGATTCGAGCACATTCCAATCTTGTCCTATTCCGTGAAATATGCGTCCGCCTACTATGGCCCTTTCCGCATCGCAGTGGACTCTGCACCTCAGTTCGGTGACCGCCGGGGATATCAAATGGATCCTGCCAATTCGCAGGAGGCCCTGCGAGAGGTGGAACTTGACTTGGAGGAGGGTGCCGACATGATCATGGTCAAACCAGGTATTGCCTATCTTGACATTCTGCACACCGTTAAAGCGCTGTACAACCGTGTCACCGCCGCATACCAAGTTTCGGGCGAATATGCAATGATCGAAGCGGCGGCTGAGCGCGGTTGGATTGACCGAAAACGTGTTGTACTCGAATCACTTCTGGCCTTCAAACGAGCCGGGGCTGACTTCGTCTTAACTTACTATGCCGCCGAGGCGGCGGAATGGCTTCAGGAGAGCAATCATGAATGA
- the hemL gene encoding glutamate-1-semialdehyde 2,1-aminomutase — protein MNEPATVNSDLDRSTTISRSWFERARKVLPGGVNSPVRAFKSVGGQPPVIAYAEGAVLVDVDGNEYIDYIGSWGPMIVGHREPSVVEAMHLAVEVGFSFGAPSTPEISLAEEIITRVPGLEMVRFVNSGTEATMSAVRLARAATKRNVIIKFSGGYHGHADSFLVQAGSGAATFGLPDSPGVTPGAAKDTRCATINDLYSVRAVFEAEPQDVAAVIVEPVAGNVGCIPPAYGFLAGLRSLCDEFGALLIFDEVMTGFRIARGGAIERYNVKPDLATFGKVIGGGLPVGAYGGRKDLMSLVAPQGPVYQAGTLSGNPLAMKAGLATLVLLDEVAYRTLERKASRLETGLLAACDELGIPAVVQRVGSMMTLFFTGTEVKNFADAQCCDHARFKKFFHAMLRRGVHLPPSSYECWFVSTAHTDSQIERTIEIAKEALAETL, from the coding sequence ATGAATGAACCAGCCACAGTAAACAGTGATTTGGATAGATCCACCACGATTTCCCGCTCTTGGTTTGAACGCGCACGCAAAGTCCTGCCCGGCGGGGTCAATTCTCCTGTCCGTGCCTTCAAGTCGGTAGGTGGTCAACCGCCTGTTATTGCTTATGCGGAAGGTGCCGTTCTGGTGGACGTTGACGGAAACGAGTATATTGATTACATTGGAAGCTGGGGACCAATGATTGTCGGGCATCGGGAACCCTCCGTGGTGGAGGCCATGCACCTCGCCGTGGAAGTCGGTTTCAGCTTTGGTGCACCTTCAACACCTGAAATCAGCCTTGCCGAGGAAATCATTACCAGAGTTCCTGGACTTGAAATGGTGCGATTCGTGAACAGCGGTACTGAGGCAACGATGAGCGCGGTGCGCCTTGCCCGCGCCGCCACAAAGCGAAATGTCATCATTAAGTTCTCCGGCGGCTATCATGGCCATGCCGACTCGTTCCTCGTTCAAGCAGGTTCGGGGGCCGCGACCTTTGGTCTTCCTGACAGCCCGGGTGTTACGCCGGGCGCGGCAAAGGACACGCGCTGTGCAACGATCAACGATTTGTATTCGGTTCGCGCTGTCTTCGAAGCGGAACCACAGGATGTTGCTGCTGTCATCGTCGAACCGGTCGCAGGAAATGTCGGATGCATTCCACCAGCGTACGGCTTTCTGGCAGGACTGCGATCTTTGTGCGATGAATTTGGCGCTCTGCTGATTTTCGATGAAGTGATGACCGGATTCCGAATTGCACGAGGCGGCGCGATTGAGCGCTATAACGTGAAGCCCGATCTGGCGACATTTGGAAAAGTTATCGGCGGTGGACTGCCGGTTGGCGCGTATGGAGGCAGGAAGGATTTGATGTCTTTGGTCGCGCCACAAGGCCCGGTGTATCAAGCTGGTACACTCTCCGGCAATCCTTTGGCGATGAAAGCCGGATTAGCAACTCTTGTATTGCTTGACGAAGTTGCTTACCGCACGCTTGAGAGAAAGGCGTCGAGGCTTGAAACCGGTCTGCTCGCAGCTTGCGACGAACTCGGTATTCCTGCTGTGGTTCAGCGGGTCGGGTCAATGATGACGTTGTTTTTTACCGGCACGGAAGTGAAGAACTTTGCAGACGCTCAGTGCTGCGACCATGCTCGCTTCAAGAAGTTTTTCCATGCGATGCTTAGACGTGGTGTGCACCTGCCGCCCTCAAGCTACGAATGCTGGTTCGTTTCGACCGCACATACCGATTCTCAAATCGAGCGCACCATCGAGATTGCGAAGGAGGCGCTCGCCGAAACCTTATAG
- a CDS encoding HAMP domain-containing histidine kinase: MIGWLRNAWRSPRLPFRRHFVIFALISVFALAQLVWWSIYQAKEGRRLIETQEGYWQQQIVVAYVQRASGDGNFEEWLGKTFPDLEVVSDNMIQVKSTARVKLNKFVNSRTRMFISEGAFFGLLVLIGVLYMLRTLREEIDMEHRQSVFLAAMSHELKTPLTSLKMYVDTLSAREFPPAKRLEILETMSVDLDRLNDLIDRLLQAQKVLSPGSSLPLEKTDISEETVRAVTELSHRIEFAGKHRLNVDTEFGLMAMADPRRWQLVVKNLVDNAVKYSPDGGMIDVFLSHRDGKIELTVSDEGQGFNPDEASRIFDRFYRIGNEDTRKAQGVGLGLYLVREIVTSMSGTVAARSPGPGKGSQFIVTIPALKDTQSA, encoded by the coding sequence ATGATTGGCTGGTTGCGCAATGCCTGGCGAAGTCCAAGACTGCCGTTTCGGCGGCACTTTGTCATCTTTGCTCTGATCTCCGTCTTTGCGCTGGCGCAGCTTGTCTGGTGGTCTATCTATCAAGCCAAGGAAGGCCGCAGATTGATTGAAACTCAAGAGGGGTACTGGCAGCAGCAAATCGTCGTGGCCTATGTTCAGCGTGCGTCCGGTGACGGCAATTTCGAAGAGTGGCTTGGCAAAACCTTTCCCGATCTTGAGGTTGTGTCAGACAACATGATTCAGGTGAAAAGCACGGCGCGTGTGAAACTGAACAAATTTGTAAACTCTCGCACACGCATGTTCATTTCTGAAGGCGCGTTCTTTGGCCTTCTTGTGCTGATAGGGGTGCTCTACATGCTCAGAACATTGCGTGAGGAAATTGACATGGAACACCGGCAATCCGTCTTTCTCGCTGCGATGTCTCATGAACTCAAGACACCCTTGACTTCACTAAAGATGTATGTTGACACGTTGAGTGCGCGCGAGTTTCCTCCGGCAAAACGACTGGAGATTCTTGAGACGATGTCCGTCGATCTAGACCGGTTGAACGATTTGATCGACCGTTTGCTTCAGGCGCAAAAAGTTCTCTCGCCCGGCTCTTCGCTCCCCCTGGAAAAGACTGATATTAGCGAGGAGACGGTTCGAGCGGTCACAGAGCTCTCGCACAGAATCGAATTTGCGGGTAAACATCGCTTGAATGTGGACACGGAGTTCGGGTTAATGGCGATGGCTGATCCGCGCCGCTGGCAGCTTGTCGTAAAAAATCTGGTTGACAACGCAGTGAAGTATTCTCCAGATGGCGGTATGATAGATGTTTTCCTTTCACATCGGGACGGCAAAATCGAGTTAACCGTGAGTGACGAAGGACAGGGGTTTAATCCGGACGAAGCATCGCGTATTTTTGACCGCTTCTACCGTATCGGGAACGAAGATACTCGCAAGGCTCAAGGTGTCGGACTGGGTTTGTACCTGGTGCGGGAAATCGTCACCTCCATGAGCGGAACTGTTGCGGCACGAAGTCCTGGTCCGGGGAAGGGATCACAATTCATCGTCACAATTCCCGCTCTTAAGGATACTCAAAGTGCCTGA
- a CDS encoding response regulator transcription factor, with protein MPERILIVEDEQHIAAGLKLNLEAEGFETHHAADGWTAIREIESGNHDLVLLDVMLPGASGFDVCETVRAKGIHIPILFLTARDSDDARVRGLELGGDDYITKPFSIRELIVRIRAMFRRNEWYRKPPEQGNLLAFGNCKVDLSAYSADTPQGRISLTQKECMILKLLAEREGNVVSRDEIIEKVWGYDRYPSTRTIDNLIVRLRKFFEPDPRSPRHLHTVYAAGYKFTQAATPE; from the coding sequence GTGCCTGAACGGATTCTGATCGTGGAGGATGAGCAGCATATTGCTGCCGGACTGAAGCTCAATCTTGAAGCAGAGGGGTTTGAAACGCATCATGCGGCGGATGGATGGACAGCTATTCGCGAAATCGAAAGCGGAAACCATGATCTGGTACTGCTTGATGTCATGCTTCCGGGTGCCAGCGGATTTGACGTATGTGAAACGGTTCGCGCAAAGGGAATTCACATCCCAATACTTTTCCTGACCGCACGCGACAGCGATGACGCACGTGTTAGAGGTCTGGAACTTGGTGGAGATGACTACATCACCAAACCGTTCAGCATCCGCGAACTCATTGTCCGCATCCGCGCGATGTTTCGTCGCAACGAATGGTATCGAAAGCCTCCCGAGCAAGGGAATCTCCTTGCCTTCGGAAATTGTAAAGTTGATCTCTCCGCTTATTCGGCAGATACACCCCAGGGAAGGATCAGCCTCACCCAGAAGGAATGCATGATTCTCAAACTGCTTGCAGAACGCGAAGGAAATGTGGTCTCGCGTGACGAGATTATTGAAAAGGTTTGGGGTTATGACCGCTATCCTTCGACAAGAACAATCGACAATTTGATTGTACGCCTAAGAAAGTTTTTCGAGCCTGACCCGCGAAGCCCGCGTCATCTGCATACGGTGTATGCGGCGGGTTACAAATTCACGCAGGCGGCCACGCCGGAATAG
- the ccsA gene encoding cytochrome c biogenesis protein CcsA: protein MTPSLDVQLFWFAFWAYLVGWISFTIWLAARKPIWTKIGSISFAAGFIPQTIAFFLRWDYQGHFPMSNMYEYMAVMSWMAVVSFAFLTWRYRNWIISALISPVVIMLMVAASLLPKDPSQQLMPALRSSWLIIHVTLASVGAGAFAVAAAVSFVYLLAVRSEEEAQKTFKPSMKIPLQVLIFIPAIIALLGSVSDAFASQSAMQLFGAPMRGGNVLVLLGIYLVPAGFVWNYLFKSTPSVETRYWTAIAFSGLFLGALAGGILLSGGKISLTSDSPLRIFEFFGVTLIFGTLGAFLLHTALGFGRVAGKLHLDGRLLDEVNYRSVALGYPLYTLGALFAGAIWAESAWGSFWSWDPKEVGALIIWLFYSAFLHARYQRGWSGPRTAVLSLIGFAMMMLSLFGNYFFGGLHAYA, encoded by the coding sequence ATGACACCCTCACTTGATGTACAACTTTTCTGGTTCGCTTTTTGGGCGTATCTAGTAGGCTGGATCTCCTTCACGATTTGGCTTGCCGCCCGCAAACCGATTTGGACAAAAATCGGTTCCATTAGCTTTGCTGCAGGTTTCATCCCGCAAACCATCGCCTTCTTCCTCCGCTGGGACTATCAGGGACACTTCCCGATGTCCAATATGTATGAGTATATGGCGGTAATGAGTTGGATGGCGGTTGTGAGTTTCGCATTCCTGACATGGCGGTATCGCAACTGGATAATCAGCGCGCTGATTTCTCCTGTCGTCATTATGCTGATGGTCGCAGCATCGCTTCTCCCGAAAGATCCAAGTCAACAGTTGATGCCTGCGCTGCGCAGCTCATGGCTGATTATCCATGTCACACTTGCGTCAGTCGGGGCCGGTGCCTTTGCCGTCGCGGCTGCTGTTTCTTTTGTGTACTTGCTGGCGGTCAGAAGCGAGGAAGAGGCACAGAAGACCTTCAAGCCCTCAATGAAGATCCCTCTGCAAGTGCTCATCTTTATTCCTGCCATTATCGCATTGCTTGGAAGTGTCAGCGATGCATTCGCCAGCCAGTCCGCCATGCAGCTATTCGGTGCGCCTATGCGCGGCGGGAACGTGCTTGTCTTACTCGGAATCTATCTAGTCCCGGCGGGGTTCGTCTGGAACTATCTGTTCAAAAGCACACCTTCCGTGGAAACTCGCTATTGGACTGCCATTGCATTTTCCGGCCTGTTCCTCGGCGCACTTGCCGGTGGTATTCTACTAAGCGGGGGAAAAATTTCGTTAACCTCCGACAGCCCACTGAGAATTTTCGAATTCTTCGGTGTCACACTCATCTTTGGTACACTCGGCGCGTTTCTGCTTCATACTGCTCTCGGTTTCGGCCGCGTTGCCGGAAAATTGCACCTCGATGGCAGGTTACTCGATGAGGTTAACTATCGCTCCGTTGCGTTGGGTTATCCGCTCTATACATTGGGTGCGCTCTTCGCCGGCGCGATTTGGGCGGAAAGCGCGTGGGGAAGCTTCTGGAGCTGGGACCCAAAGGAAGTCGGCGCCCTTATCATTTGGCTTTTCTACAGCGCCTTCCTGCATGCCCGCTATCAACGCGGTTGGTCGGGACCGCGCACCGCTGTACTGTCGCTCATCGGGTTTGCGATGATGATGTTGTCACTCTTCGGCAACTACTTCTTCGGCGGTTTGCACGCTTACGCATAA
- a CDS encoding cytochrome c biogenesis protein ResB yields MKFAIWILIIVGVLSLASLFSGELVDPRWLEQEPSGAAAAFGQLVYRMLEMHDPFRSWWYRGLIGILSLSLFACILERTPIVWRQWSKKPELDHRSINDRTAPIFLTTTETPNSLVERMRSKLSQRYSSESYWVGESGRLALWGPLLTHLGLLLLAVGGLVGSFGDKDSRAGGYPGDTIEVDDMPFEVRIDSFRVEFYPLQPRQWVLVDGEWFGRLVREDSPGTWLIERFNENNEVELVSMEEAWIENDWDIQRASGNIKQYISSVTVFENGEKVDERQISVNTPLRRSGYRLYQSSYDPTAPRVSASYDQLTVAVFDSSGAELQRLQLKQNQMVEVPGDTVKLTAGRLLPDFKLDSRRSAYSASAKFNNPALELIAEGPSGFRKPMWSFLQMKGHQASFGKFRFEAVDVTGTNARMDIATIFDVRKSAGTEFLWLGFLVSSIGLVLCFYMTHRIVYVEYPTAEQPLTRAYAFSKKMVRAFERDIAAVAEQPGHEVKMSVQPDIVFY; encoded by the coding sequence ATGAAGTTTGCCATCTGGATTCTAATCATCGTCGGCGTACTTTCGCTTGCTTCGCTCTTCAGCGGTGAATTAGTTGACCCTCGTTGGCTGGAGCAAGAGCCGTCAGGTGCCGCTGCAGCCTTTGGCCAGCTCGTCTATCGCATGCTCGAAATGCACGACCCGTTCCGGTCGTGGTGGTATCGAGGACTCATCGGAATCCTGTCGCTTTCGCTTTTTGCCTGCATCCTTGAGCGCACGCCGATAGTTTGGCGTCAATGGAGCAAAAAGCCCGAGCTTGATCATCGCTCGATTAACGATCGTACTGCGCCAATCTTCCTGACGACTACCGAAACTCCGAACTCCCTCGTGGAGAGAATGAGAAGTAAACTCTCGCAGCGGTATTCAAGTGAGTCGTATTGGGTGGGAGAGTCCGGAAGACTCGCGCTGTGGGGTCCGCTATTGACTCACCTCGGTCTGCTCTTGCTTGCTGTCGGCGGCTTGGTGGGCTCCTTCGGTGACAAGGATTCCCGCGCCGGCGGATATCCCGGTGACACTATTGAAGTCGACGATATGCCCTTCGAGGTTCGCATTGACAGCTTCCGCGTCGAATTCTATCCCCTTCAACCGCGCCAATGGGTGCTCGTCGACGGCGAGTGGTTTGGCCGCTTGGTCAGGGAGGACAGCCCCGGAACTTGGTTAATCGAGCGCTTTAACGAGAACAACGAGGTCGAACTTGTATCCATGGAGGAAGCGTGGATTGAAAATGATTGGGATATTCAGCGTGCATCGGGGAATATCAAACAATACATAAGCAGTGTCACCGTTTTCGAAAATGGAGAGAAGGTGGATGAACGGCAGATTTCTGTCAACACTCCATTGCGCCGAAGCGGTTACCGGCTCTACCAAAGCTCCTATGACCCGACTGCTCCCCGTGTAAGTGCTTCCTACGATCAACTGACTGTCGCGGTTTTTGATTCCTCCGGTGCAGAGTTGCAAAGACTGCAGCTTAAGCAAAACCAAATGGTCGAAGTTCCCGGTGATACGGTGAAACTGACAGCAGGAAGACTTCTGCCGGACTTCAAACTCGATTCCCGCCGAAGCGCATATTCGGCCAGCGCAAAGTTCAATAACCCGGCACTCGAATTGATTGCTGAAGGTCCAAGTGGCTTCCGTAAGCCTATGTGGTCGTTTCTTCAGATGAAAGGGCATCAGGCGTCATTCGGAAAATTCCGCTTTGAGGCTGTGGATGTCACCGGCACGAACGCACGAATGGATATTGCAACAATCTTTGATGTCCGCAAATCTGCCGGAACGGAGTTCCTGTGGCTTGGCTTCCTTGTCTCTTCAATCGGACTTGTTCTCTGTTTCTACATGACACACAGGATCGTATACGTCGAGTATCCGACGGCTGAACAACCGCTGACTCGCGCTTATGCTTTCAGCAAGAAAATGGTTCGTGCGTTTGAACGGGATATTGCCGCAGTTGCCGAGCAGCCCGGCCATGAAGTCAAAATGTCCGTTCAGCCGGATATCGTCTTCTATTAG
- a CDS encoding VCBS repeat-containing protein, with translation MHIVYLFTILGLMTQYAIGQTFEEVGLSLGVTATYDNPGQFGGGCAIEDINGDGLMDILAASGTGHPLMIYLRTGNEYTLDAGLGCGITSAAQTSQILFGDYDNDGHRDVFVGNWGSENLLFRSNGNGTYSDVTSFTGVDGGSAQTSAACWLDYNNDGWLDLYVTNYDISSAGRPDYRNVLYRNNEGVNFTDVTEQAGVADSADRAPLAVISFDFDNDLDADIYIANDRNQRGTLFRNNGDGTFSDAGDETGIEPRMFGMGCAISDLNHDGWWDLYVTNDPIGNLLFESNGDGTWEEVASQRGVTVNYGCWGTEFLDFDMDGDDDLYVANMAPPMPRDYLFENTGNGYFTDVSVAEGVNDQEMTFGFAKGDLDNDGDMDMLASNIEDRPYVYLNRSSGFNYIRVRTQGVQTNRDGVGAKVVVYAGSLVMQQFVCAGQSYASSSDPRLLFSLGTQNYADSIVVLWPSGVRDTWRNLDGNRDYVLEEGVSLDVPTLPPLTISFELRQNYPNPFNPVSTIEFQLNTPSEVELSVYNPLGQRVATLVDEPMSAGLHRVQFDGTELTSGSYVYRLTANGHSQNRVMTLLK, from the coding sequence ATGCACATTGTTTACTTGTTTACCATTCTGGGGTTGATGACCCAGTATGCGATTGGCCAGACTTTTGAAGAAGTCGGTCTTTCGCTGGGAGTCACTGCGACGTACGACAATCCCGGACAGTTCGGGGGCGGCTGCGCAATAGAGGATATCAACGGCGACGGCCTCATGGATATTCTTGCGGCATCGGGCACCGGCCATCCGCTGATGATCTATCTGCGCACCGGCAACGAGTACACACTCGACGCGGGGCTTGGCTGCGGTATCACGAGCGCGGCGCAAACATCTCAGATTCTGTTTGGTGATTATGATAACGACGGTCACCGAGACGTGTTTGTCGGGAATTGGGGGTCGGAGAATTTGTTGTTCCGTTCGAACGGAAACGGCACATATTCCGATGTTACGTCATTTACCGGAGTTGATGGCGGCAGCGCACAGACATCCGCCGCATGCTGGCTTGATTACAATAACGACGGCTGGCTTGATTTGTATGTGACAAACTATGACATTTCGTCCGCCGGCAGACCGGACTACCGGAACGTACTCTATCGAAACAACGAGGGCGTAAACTTCACGGATGTAACAGAGCAGGCCGGAGTGGCGGATAGCGCAGACCGAGCACCGCTGGCAGTCATTTCATTTGACTTTGATAATGATTTGGATGCGGACATCTATATTGCAAATGACCGTAATCAGCGCGGAACTCTGTTTCGGAATAACGGAGACGGAACATTCAGCGACGCGGGAGATGAAACCGGTATAGAGCCGAGGATGTTCGGAATGGGTTGCGCGATATCGGATTTGAACCACGACGGCTGGTGGGACTTGTATGTGACCAATGATCCAATAGGAAACCTACTCTTTGAAAGCAATGGCGACGGCACTTGGGAAGAAGTCGCGAGTCAACGAGGTGTGACGGTAAACTACGGATGCTGGGGCACGGAATTTCTTGATTTTGACATGGACGGTGACGACGATCTTTATGTCGCGAATATGGCGCCCCCGATGCCTCGTGACTATCTCTTCGAGAATACGGGCAACGGGTATTTCACGGATGTTTCGGTGGCGGAGGGTGTCAACGATCAAGAGATGACGTTTGGATTCGCAAAGGGGGATCTTGACAACGACGGCGACATGGACATGCTGGCATCCAATATCGAGGATCGCCCATATGTCTATCTAAACAGGTCAAGCGGATTCAATTACATCCGGGTTCGCACTCAAGGAGTTCAAACAAACCGGGACGGCGTGGGAGCAAAGGTGGTTGTCTATGCAGGGAGTCTGGTGATGCAGCAGTTTGTCTGCGCCGGACAATCCTATGCTTCATCGAGCGATCCCCGGCTGCTCTTCTCATTAGGCACGCAAAATTATGCCGACAGTATAGTAGTACTCTGGCCGAGCGGCGTGCGTGACACGTGGCGGAACCTGGACGGAAATCGCGATTATGTTCTCGAAGAGGGTGTGTCGCTTGATGTTCCGACTCTACCGCCGTTGACGATAAGTTTTGAATTGAGGCAAAACTATCCGAATCCTTTCAATCCGGTCTCGACGATTGAGTTTCAGTTGAACACGCCGTCCGAGGTGGAGTTAAGTGTTTACAATCCACTTGGACAAAGAGTGGCAACCTTGGTGGACGAGCCGATGTCCGCCGGATTACATCGTGTGCAGTTTGACGGCACAGAGCTGACAAGCGGGAGCTATGTTTACAGATTGACCGCAAACGGTCATTCCCAAAATCGAGTCATGACGCTTCTGAAGTAG